Proteins encoded together in one Aminipila butyrica window:
- a CDS encoding WecB/TagA/CpsF family glycosyltransferase, which yields MENNKRIRILDVPVDMVNNEQAMEIFKGLMERPGCDLIVTPNSEIVLNATRDEELKMLIEEAGLIIPDGIGLVYASKIVGEPLRERVTGVDFLNSILAYLEETGKSVYLLGSKPANEERPSVAALAGENMQIKYPKLKIAGTHDGYFKKHQEAELVREINESGADFLCAALGAPKQEKFIYEHRQEFTNIRAGIGVGGSLDVWAGTVKRAPKFYQDHGLEWLYRFAQEPSRYKRMAQLPLFMIKVLAKGKK from the coding sequence ATGGAAAATAACAAGCGAATAAGAATTTTAGATGTTCCCGTGGATATGGTGAACAACGAGCAGGCCATGGAGATCTTTAAAGGCCTGATGGAAAGGCCAGGCTGTGACTTAATCGTCACGCCTAACTCGGAGATTGTGCTAAACGCCACCAGGGATGAGGAACTGAAAATGCTCATCGAGGAGGCCGGGCTGATTATTCCTGATGGAATTGGTCTGGTTTATGCCTCCAAAATTGTGGGAGAGCCTCTGAGAGAACGGGTCACCGGTGTAGATTTTTTAAATAGTATTCTAGCTTACCTGGAGGAGACGGGAAAGTCCGTTTACCTGCTGGGCAGTAAACCGGCAAACGAAGAACGACCTTCGGTGGCGGCTCTAGCCGGAGAGAATATGCAGATTAAATATCCGAAGTTAAAGATTGCCGGCACTCACGATGGGTACTTTAAAAAGCACCAGGAGGCAGAGCTGGTACGGGAAATCAATGAATCTGGTGCAGACTTTTTATGTGCGGCCCTGGGCGCGCCTAAGCAGGAGAAATTCATCTACGAGCACCGACAGGAGTTTACTAATATTCGAGCTGGTATCGGCGTAGGCGGCAGCCTGGACGTGTGGGCGGGAACGGTGAAACGGGCACCAAAGTTTTATCAAGATCATGGCCTGGAATGGCTTTACCGATTTGCTCAAGAACCAAGCCGATACAAGCGTATGGCCCAGCTGCCCTTATTTATGATAAAGGTGCTGGCCAAGGGTAAAAAATAA